The Chrysemys picta bellii isolate R12L10 chromosome 12, ASM1138683v2, whole genome shotgun sequence genome has a segment encoding these proteins:
- the LOC112060702 gene encoding spidroin-2-like, whose protein sequence is MVCGGGQPPLGVTPMILLVLCLHLPGSASKCIPRQEEPVLEPLPVGMDPYRQPAGILQPQVRPQGQGIGNEPGAYGGTDSGSYGGPGPGSYGIDGPGAYGGTDSGSYGGPGPGSYGIDGPGAYTGTGAGSYGGTGCASNEAAGTGSSEQPGPGSYGINGPGAYEGARPDISVGGSPPQYGMPGAGYGVGSVRPFGHIPPVYKNPSIPFVPGLHDEVRTAGHIRVPFRGPVSYAGNAQLGQGVGRFPRPQYKEPSIPYVPSLSELPNHAGQGVSSMPGVSVDNAVGGGAGTGDVPMPGSSNPMLPNSP, encoded by the exons ATGGTTTGCGGCGGCGGACAGCCGCCCCTTGGCGTGACTCCCATGATCCTCCTGGTTCTGTGTCTCCATCTCCCAG GCTCGGCGTCCAAGTGCATCCCACGGCAGGAGGAGCCGGTGCTGGAACCACTGCCAGTTGGCATGGACCCCTACAGGCAGCCGGCGGGGATCCTGCAGCCCCAGGTCCGCCCGCAGGGGCAGGGGATTGGTAACGAGCCTGGGGCCTACGGAGGAACCGATTCTGGATCGTATGGAGGACCTGGGCCCGGATCATACGGGATAGATGGGCCCGGGGCCTACGGAGGAACCGATTCTGGATCGTATGGAGGACCTGGGCCCGGATCGTACGGGATAGATGGGCCCGGGGCCTATACAGGAACTGGGGCCGGATCCTACGGAGGAACTGGATGTGCATCAAACGAAGCAGCCGGAACTGGGTCATCTGAACAACCTGGACCCGGATCGTATGGAATAAATGGCCCCGGAGCCTATGAAGGAGCCAGGCCGGATATCTCAGTGGGGGGCTCCCCGCCACAGTATGGGATGCCGGGTGCTGGCTATGGGGTTGGCTCCGTCAGGCCGTTCGGGCACATCCCGCCAGTCTATAAGAACCCCAGCATCCCCTTCGTGCCAGGTCTCCATGACGAAGTCAGAACCGCAGGGCACATACGGGTCCCCTTTAGGGGCCCGGTGAGCTACGCCGGGAatgcccagctggggcagggggtgggtagGTTCCCGCGCCCACAGTACAAGGAGCCCAGCATCCCCTATGTGCCGAGCCTTTCGGAGCTGCCCAACCATGCTGGACAGGGGGTGTCgtccatgcccggggtctccgtTGACAATGCTGTTGGAGGGGGAGCGGGAACAGGAGATGTGCCCATGCCAGGCTCTTCCAATCCCATGCTTCCCAACAGCCCTTAG